In Naumovozyma dairenensis CBS 421 chromosome 2, complete genome, the following are encoded in one genomic region:
- the BMT5 gene encoding 25S rRNA (uracil2634-N3)-methyltransferase (similar to Saccharomyces cerevisiae YIL096C; ancestral locus Anc_2.280): MARKLKGKVNSKGLKAALLRQQSQEKLRLKQKKKEQAEIKKKSQPPKKIVQNQEAQKADLPTFIPFERNETLLLIGEGDFSFAKSIIEQDYILPGNLIATSFDASPTELRLKYPNTFEENYKFLINEGVKILFKVDGTKLIKSLKLSKKTPWSKIVGPAWKSKYLNNIMFNFPHTGKGIKDQDRNIKDHQELVFGYFDSSKQLFSLINKPLKSATSGYTLGYSTEKNQDSEGISSEGYGKIILSVFDGEPYDSWQIKMLAKKNALHVERSNKFQWENFPGYHHRRTNSEQTTTKPAEERNARIFIFKKFEKAKHSKSKRNRNIDDDDSDEDER, encoded by the coding sequence ATGGCTagaaaattgaaaggtAAAGTGAACTCAAAAGGCTTGAAAGCTGCATTATTAAGGCAACAGtctcaagaaaaattaagactgaaacagaaaaagaaagagcAGGCggaaataaagaagaagtcTCAACCTCCAAAGAAAATAGTCCAAAATCAAGAAGCGCAAAAAGCTGATTTGCCTACATTTATTCCCTTCGAACGAAATGAAAccttattattaattggtGAAGgtgatttttcatttgctAAATCGATAATAGAGCAAGATTATATATTACCTGGAAACTTAATTGCTACAAGTTTCGATGCATCTCCTACTGAATTGAGACTGAAATATCCAAATACTTTCgaagaaaattataaatttttaattaatgaaggAGTCAAGATACTTTTCAAAGTTGATGGAActaaattaataaaatctttaaaattatcaaagaaaacTCCATGGTCTAAAATTGTTGGTCCGGCTTGgaaatccaaatatttaaataatatcatgTTCAATTTTCCACATACTGGTAAAGGTATTAAGGACCAAGATAGGAATATCAAAGATCACCAAGAACTAGTGTTTGGATACTTCGATAGTAGTAAACAATTATTCAGCTTGATCAATAAGCCACTTAAGAGTGCTACATCTGGTTACACCCTTGGTTACTCTACGGAAAAGAATCAAGACTCTGAAGGTATCAGTTCAGAAGGGTATGGCAAAATAATCTTGTCTGTGTTTGATGGAGAACCTTATGATTCATGGCAAATTAAAATGTTGGCGAAGAAGAATGCGCTACATGTTGAACGTTCGAATAAATTCCAATGGGAAAACTTTCCTGGATATCACCATAGAAGAACTAATAGTGAACAAACCACAACTAAACCTGcagaagaaagaaatgcaagaattttcatattcaagaaattcGAAAAGGCCAAACATAGCAAATCTAAAAGGAATAGAAACATTGACGATGATGACagtgatgaagatgagCGTTAA
- the FYV10 gene encoding glucose-induced degradation complex subunit FYV10 (similar to Saccharomyces cerevisiae FYV10 (YIL097W); ancestral locus Anc_2.279), with amino-acid sequence MSSLIEEPNTDFHLKLNQQSFYIPYELLQKNIRQVYKLVEKETKAIQRSYDLLNRHFERNSIDDDKIALGEISDLIKRIDKFEKQLSIRIDHDLELLDRIKARLDFFQDLDDIKASSNKNRLLLWYQKYTNLLIGDYLLRNSRINTTELESKVLLGENRKIGNGKGNINKTEMNSGDIFLKQQHLEQLLDHDILITANKISNALTQSHDLTPLLKWINENKIYLKKRNSILEFETRFQEYIELLKQGWYQRSISCYQTYLLPFMKNNFNDLKLAAGLILFIQYSNNGREDTATLYEIDDNSKMNKPSQNLIHSIYENIFNKRILTTNVNTDLIKNNSMHFCYGTCDTDRYQKLLSVSRWDTLKKIFLDEYYTMYGISKNDPLLIYLSLGISTLKTKGCLHESIAPDLENGELRTYLSEKVITNHCPVCSESFAKISKNLPYAHHTKSRLFENPVMLPNGNVYDAQRLKDLAKTLKKKELCILEKEQIIDPIDGKRYSETDFVKMYPT; translated from the coding sequence ATGAGCAGTTTAATTGAAGAACCAAATACAGACTTCCATTTAAAACTTAACCAACAATCATTCTACATCCCCTATGAGCTATTGCAGAAGAACATTAGACAAGTATATAAACTGGTTGAAAAGGAAACGAAAGCAATACAACGTTCATATGACTTATTGAATCGTCATTTTGAAAGGAACTCGATCGATGATGACAAGATCGCCCTTGGCGAAATAAGTGATCTTATTAAACGgattgataaatttgagAAACAGCTATCCATTAGAATTGATCATGATTTGGAATTGTTGGATAGAATTAAAGCTAGACTGGATTTTTTCCAAGATTTGGATGATATTAAGGCGTCCTCGAATAAAAATAGACTATTGCTGTGGTACCAGAAATATActaatttattgattggTGATTATCTTTTAAGGAATAGTAGAATAAATACGACAGAGTTGGAATCCAAAGTACTACTTGGAGAAAATAGGAAAATTGGAAATGGAAAGggaaatattaataaaacaGAAATGAATTCCGGAGACATTTTCCTGAAGCAGCAACATTTAGAACAGCTTTTAGATCACgatatattaataacagCAAATAAGATATCGAACGCTCTAACCCAATCTCATGATTTAACTCCACTTTTGAAATGGATTAacgaaaataaaatatatctgAAGAAACGCAATTCAATATTagaatttgaaacaagatttcaagaatatattgaattattgaaacaagGTTGGTATCAACGTTCCATTTCGTGTTATCAGACttatttattaccattcatgaaaaataactttaatgatttaaaacTTGCAGCAGGCctgattttatttattcaatattcaAACAATGGTAGAGAAGATACGGCAACATTATATGAAATCGACGACAATAGTAAAATGAACAAACCAAGTCAAAACCTGATACATTCCATctatgaaaatatattcaataaacgAATACTTACTACAAATGTCAATACagatttaataaaaaataacagTATGCACTTTTGTTATGGCACATGCGACACAGATAGATACCAAAAGCTGTTGAGTGTAAGTAGATGGGATAccttgaagaaaatatttttagatGAATATTATACAATGTATGGTATATCCAAAAATGATCCTTTATTAATTTACCTATCCTTAGGAATTTCTACTTTGAAGACAAAGGGTTGCTTGCATGAATCAATTGCTCCagatttggaaaatggCGAGTTACGTACATATTTAAGTGAAAAAGTTATTACAAATCATTGTCCAGTTTGTTCTGAAAGTTTTGCAAAGATATCGAAGAATTTACCATATGCCCATCATACTAAATCAAGGTTGTTTGAGAATCCTGTGATGCTTCCAAATGGTAACGTGTATGATGCCCAACGCTTAAAAGATTTGGCAAAaactttgaagaagaaagaactCTGTATTTTGGAGAAGGAACAAATCATTGACCCAATTGACGGCAAGAGATACTCTGAAACAGATTTTGTGAAAATGTATCCTACGTGA
- the IDH1 gene encoding isocitrate dehydrogenase (NAD(+)) IDH1 (similar to Saccharomyces cerevisiae IDH1 (YNL037C); ancestral locus Anc_2.278) — MFKHSVTKRSLVTLAKETIIPKKYGGRFTVTLLPGDGVGKEITDSVVSIFKSENVPIDWETVDISGLDHTEGVKAAVDSLKRNKIGLKGIWHTPADQVGHGSLNVAFRKQLDIYANVAIFKSIEGVKTKIPNVDLVVIRENTEGEYSGLEHESVPGVVESLKIITKSKSERIARFAFDFAKRNNRKSVTAVHKANIMKLSDGLFRNTVSKIGEEEYPEIQTSSIIVDNASMQAVAKPHQFDVMVTPSMYGTIVGNIGAALIGGPGLVPGVNYGRDYAVFEPGSRHVGLDIKGQNVANPTAMLLSATLLLDHLGLEKSANRIKSAVYDVIAEGKATTQDIGGSASTTEFTQAVINKLARL, encoded by the coding sequence ATGTTCAAACATTCAGTCACAAAAAGATCATTAGTTACCTTAGCTAAGGAAACAATCATCCCCAAAAAATATGGAGGTCGTTTCACTGTAACGTTATTACCAGGAGATGGTGTTGGTAAAGAAATTACAGATTCAGTAGTGTCCATCTTCAAGTCCGAAAACGTGCCAATCGATTGGGAAACAGTTGATATTTCAGGATTAGACCATACTGAAGGTGTCAAAGCTGCTGTAGattcattgaaaaggaaCAAAATTGGGTTGAAGGGAATTTGGCATACTCCTGCTGACCAAGTGGGTCATGGGTCTTTGAATGTCGCATTTAGGAAACAATTGGATATTTATGCTAATGTGgccattttcaaatctatAGAAGGGGTTAAGACTAAGATTCCAAACGTAGATCTTGTTGTCATCAGAGAAAATACTGAAGGTGAATATTCTGGGTTGGAACATGAATCTGTCCCCGGTGTAGTGgaatctttgaaaatcaTTACAAAGAGTAAGAGTGAAAGAATTGCTCGATTTGCATTTGATTTTGCCAAGagaaataatagaaaatcTGTCACTGCTGTACATAAGGCTAATATTATGAAACTAAGTGATGGTTTATTTAGAAATACCGTTAGTAAAAttggtgaagaagaatacCCAGAAATCCAAACTTCTTCCATCATCGTCGATAATGCATCCATGCAAGCTGTAGCTAAACCTCATCAATTTGATGTTATGGTGACACCTTCCATGTATGGAACTATAGTCGGAAATATTGGTGCTGCCTTAATTGGTGGTCCTGGTCTTGTTCCAGGGGTGAATTATGGTAGAGATTATGCTGTGTTTGAACCTGGTTCCAGACATGTTGGTTTAGATATTAAGGGTCAAAATGTTGCAAATCCCACTGCAATGTTATTATCTGCCACCTTGTTGTTAGATCATTTAGGTTTAGAAAAGTCTGCAAACAGAATCAAATCAGCTGTATATGACGTCATTGCGGAAGGTAAAGCTACGACGCAAGATATCGGTGGATCTGCATCAACTACAGAATTTACTCAAGCTGTCATTAACAAACTGGCAAGATTATAA
- the FMC1 gene encoding Fmc1p (similar to Saccharomyces cerevisiae FMC1 (YIL098C); ancestral locus Anc_2.277), with translation MAHNQAMVGSVNRHIFGIYKSLIKELVRNERSARIKQTLEDNKRHVSLLLYKKSQILRNLEFQSKQNSFVDRKNDLTVKAYHDLNKIENRIKSLKSENPRTDKSLLFLNDSEPIKSIFKNVLSMEHKRGNNTRDLQHFKDTIDFLKNQREYQQLVELYFADSNLTQAEKIKRTANRVGLDTPR, from the coding sequence ATGGCACATAATCAAGCAATGGTAGGGTCTGTCAATAGACACATATTCGGTATCTATAAAAGTTTGATAAAGGAATTGGTTAGGAATGAAAGAAGTGCAAGAATAAAACAAACATTAGAGGATAACAAAAGGCATGTTTCATTATTGCTGTATAAAAAATCCCAAATTTTACGCAATCTAGAATTCCaatcaaaacaaaattcGTTCGTTGATAGGAAAAATGACTTGACGGTTAAAGCATATCATGATCTGAATAAAATAGAGAACAGGAtcaaatctttaaaatcGGAAAATCCTCGAACTGATAAAAGTCTCTTGTTCTTAAATGATTCCGAACCGATTAAATCAATCTTTAAAAATGTTCTTTCAATGGAACATAAGAGAGGCAATAATACGAGAGATTTGCAACATTTTAAAGATACCattgatttcttgaaaaatcaaagagAATATCAGCAATTAGTGGAATTGTATTTTGCTGATTCCAACCTAACTCAAGctgaaaaaatcaaaagaaCGGCAAATAGAGTAGGTTTGGATACTCCGAGATAG
- the XBP1 gene encoding Xbp1p (similar to Saccharomyces cerevisiae XBP1 (YIL101C); ancestral locus Anc_2.274), producing the protein MKRKKHKMSNLNGNQQIPEIQYPVNQINIASIRFTDNPLDEFQKLYFNQIWNGNQSLDLDVKEQLYKSSNTGLTVKPNVIPKSKRKTSTDKKIEILKCFEYEVPKLKSCNDESTPSTPIFNGPTERKTYKPSNVSNDRDLNRNSAQCILWEYRSGYVFFTGIWKTYQDVIAGKMGFPQYNDNQVNRLIHDTFKLELEYVTSNSTIEYGKHKTHIGEGMLSGVKRRKVAISPQNSRSVTNTNYNYDDSGFIKTLDYSKYKDFQWNKVPLDLRNSILQSFKNHLVSELGNKWEDVKDVTLDDFTKRVRGGYIKIQGTWLPMQIARMLCNWFCFPIRYLLVPIFGPKFPEDCENCYNEYHRPINLTTNRIQSPVTFVNRPVASSINNHTGHQRNMHNTDNKLFCIDNSLISFNSSNNNSQMKFIDNNSQMKFIDINSRQMFSTEAFQPIQQYVEINNSTSQRQRGINDTDFSNRLPPLKYVLNSKKESVSHNMYPVQNYERRSISNIMVPFPVNHQALPSFINNMEVPIVSNRLPYGCLIDTEIVPSSTNVRRAVSANGFQNYSQNPNNGENIQQSIIPQMHAPVYIQGNLAYPVVYMPASQIPTPNIRNNERPRSRGEAALPVKFNGNANNPP; encoded by the coding sequence atgaaaaggaaaaaacaTAAAATGTCAAACTTAAATGGGAACCAACAAATACCAGAGATTCAATATCCTGttaatcaaataaatattgCTTCCATCCGATTTACTGATAATCCATTAgatgaatttcaaaaactcTATTTCAACCAAATTTGGAATGGGAATCAATCATTGGATTTGGATGTAAAAGAACAGCTTTATAAATCGAGTAACACTGGACTGACTGTTAAACCAAATGTAATACCTAaatcaaaaagaaaaacgtCGACagataaaaaaatagaaatactGAAATGCTTTGAATATGAAGTTCCCAAGTTGAAATCTTGCAATGACGAGAGTACTCCCAGCACTCCTATTTTTAATGGTCCGActgaaagaaaaacataTAAACCTTCGAATGTATCCAATGATAGGGACCTTAATAGGAATAGTGCGCAATGCATACTCTGGGAATACCGTTCAGGTTATGTTTTCTTCACAGGAATTTGGAAGACATATCAGGATGTGATAGCTGGTAAAATGGGGTTTCCacaatataatgataaccAAGTAAACCGACTTATCCATGATACTTTTAAACTTGAACTTGAATATGTTACGTCAAATTCTACGATAGAATATGGGAAACATAAAACTCATATAGGAGAGGGGATGCTCAGTGGTGttaagagaagaaaagtaGCAATAAGCCCTCAGAATTCTAGAAGTGTAACCAACACGAACTATAACTATGATGATTCCGGGTTTATCAAAACTTTAGactattcaaaatataagGATTTTCAATGGAACAAAGTTCCACTGGATTTGagaaattcaattcttcaaagcTTCAAAAACCATCTAGTAAGTGAATTAGGTAACAAATGGGAAGATGTTAAAGATGTAACTTTGGATGATTTCACGAAACGAGTGCGTGGAGGTTACATTAAAATTCAGGGGACATGGCTACCGATGCAAATTGCTCGAATGTTGTGTAATTGGTTTTGTTTCCCAATAAGATACTTGTTGGTGCCTATATTTGGACCCAAATTCCCTGAAGATTGTGAAAATTGCTATAATGAATATCATAGACCGATTAACTTGACGACAAATCGAATTCAAAGTCCCGTTACCTTTGTAAATAGACCAGTTGCTTCGAGCATAAATAATCATACGGGACACCAAAGAAATATGCATAAtactgataataaattgttCTGTATAGATAACTCTTTgatatcatttaattcatcaaataataatagtcAAATGAAATTCATAGACAACAATAGTCAAATGAAGTTCATAGACATTAATAGTCGGCAAATGTTTTCAACAGAAGCATTTCAGCCCATCCAGCAATATgttgaaattaataatagcACAAGTCAACGCCAAAGGGGGATAAACGATACTGATTTTTCGAACCGACTACCACCTCTGAAATATGTTCTTaattcaaagaaagagaGTGTATCACATAATATGTATCCAGTGCAAAACTACGAAAGAcgttcaatttcaaatataatggTACCCTTCCCTGTTAACCATCAAGCACTTCCGTcatttataaataatatggaGGTACCTATTGTTTCAAATCGCCTTCCTTATGGTTGTCTTATAGATACTGAGATTGTGCCGTCCAGTACGAATGTTCGTCGAGCCGTTTCTGCAAACggatttcaaaattattcgCAAAATCCCAACAATGGAGAAAATATACAGCAATCGATAATACCACAGATGCATGCTCCTGTCTATATTCAAGGGAATCTTGCTTATCCGGTTGTCTATATGCCAGCTTCCCAGATTCCCACTCCAAATATAAGAAACAATGAGAGACCGCGTTCCAGAGGTGAGGCTGCCTTGCCAGTTAAATTCAATGGCAACGCAAACAATCCTCCCTAG
- the DPH1 gene encoding 2-(3-amino-3-carboxypropyl)histidine synthase (similar to Saccharomyces cerevisiae DPH1 (YIL103W); ancestral locus Anc_2.272) produces the protein MSEQSQEQAQPAKVPRRRFVGSKKSDGKGVTTKKQDGTEVVHKPRTSRINIGKSITHIPDDILDDKELNEAIKLLPENYNFEIHKTIWNIRKHKAKRVALQMPEGLLIFSLIISDILEQFCDGVETVVMGDVSYGACCIDDFTARALDCDFIVHYAHSCLVPIDITTIKVLYVFVTINIDETHVIKTLQKNFPKGSRLATFGTIQFNPCVHSIKDKLLNDDNHMLYIIPPQIKPLSRGEVLGCTSERLNKDQIDAMVFIGDGRFHLESAMIHNPEIPAYRYDPYNRKFTLEGYDQKQLVSVRSDAIETARRGKTFGLILGALGRQGNRGTVERMERNLKAAGKTVIKIILSEIFPQKLAMFDEIDAFVQVACPRLSIDWGYAFNKPLLTPYEASVLLEKDVMFSETYYPMDYYETNGYGRGQIPEHAYGFTD, from the coding sequence ATGTCTGAACAATCACAAGAACAAGCACAACCAGCTAAGGTTCCTAGAAGAAGGTTTGTTGGATCTAAGAAATCTGACGGTAAGGGTGTAACCACTAAGAAACAAGATGGAACGGAAGTTGTTCATAAACCAAGAACTTCCAGGATAAATATTGGGAAATCTATCACTCATATCCCAGATGACATTCtagatgataaagaattgaatgaagCTATTAAGTTATTACCTGAGAACTATAATTTCGAAATACATAAAAcaatttggaatattagAAAGCATAAGGCCAAGCGTGTCGCGTTACAAATGCCTGAAGGgttattgattttttcattgatCATCAGTGATATTTTAGAACAATTTTGCGATGGTGTTGAAACCGTTGTTATGGGTGATGTATCATACGGGGCCTGTTGTATCGACGATTTCACCGCTAGAGCTCTCGATTGTGATTTTATCGTACATTATGCCCATTCATGTCTAGTGCCTATTGATATCACCACAATCAAAGTCTTATACGTGTTCGTCACGATTAATATCGATGAAACTCATGTCATCAAGACTTTACAAAAGAATTTCCCTAAAGGGTCCAGATTGGCAACGTTCGGTACTATTCAATTCAACCCATGTGTTCATAGtattaaagataaattGCTGAACGATGATAATCATATGTTATATATCATACCTCCTCAAATTAAACCTTTATCCAGAGGTGAAGTTTTAGGTTGTACGTCAGAAAGGTTGAACAAAGACCAAATTGACGCAATGGTCTTCATCGGTGATGGGAGGTTCCATTTAGAGTCTGCTATGATACATAATCCAGAGATACCTGCATATAGGTATGATCCTTATAATAGGAAATTCACTTTAGAAGGTTACGATCAAAAGCAATTAGTTAGTGTGCGATCTGACGCCATTGAAACGGCACGTCGTGGGAAGACGTTTGGTCTCATTCTGGGTGCATTAGGTAGACAAGGTAATAGAGGTACTGTTGAAAGAATGGAAAGAAACTTGAAAGCTGCAGGTAAAACTGTTATCAAGATCATATTGAGTGAGATCTTTCCTCAGAAACTAGCCATGTTTGACGAGATTGACGCGTTCGTTCAAGTTGCGTGCCCAAGATTGTCAATCGATTGGGGGTATGCATTCAATAAACCATTATTAACGCCTTACGAGGCAAGTGTACTTTTGGAAAAAGATGTCATGTTTAGCGAAACTTATTACCCAATGGATTATTATGAAACGAATGGGTATGGGCGTGGTCAAATTCCAGAACACGCATATGGATTTACAGATTAA
- the SHQ1 gene encoding Hsp90 cochaperone SHQ1 (similar to Saccharomyces cerevisiae SHQ1 (YIL104C); ancestral locus Anc_2.271) encodes MLTPKFEVTQDDEFLYITIHISNIRFNASGLELIIDENLFIFHLSPYYLRLRFPEKLVDDERSNAEFKSKEESIFVKAPKLEKGTFFEDLDFPTKLLARQGDLIEADDQEKVIQKKPLIQEVGGSDKKTSILRESISDINAQGEQFNWEIEQKVTDPTSDGLLGVKYGFNNMYDSMISVSISNGNDINELDDPEHTNANDRVKERLLKEDSKFDPEYYVSDYMINKYGSGEDLVMNGIKALLEYTPPLVKLYLKWYKHTDNKDGIMPVEFTTEEQEQMQNNIPQREYLIDGSETKRAYITLLNVLFGYVFEQLENEGQHNTESAWTMGKLIPQISFLDQQLILEEDASKDATQIKGAVVTGIRRAMCYPLHRHYELSLKVWKQVYYLLRAGKRTVIRALLDINEVFRFHDVYYVYSKILLADLTSWFISQSTEPVLRSLAIEMHRQLELLQNKPGIDNVGSGDLCFQFLDPYSDEPEEEQDVLKENTVGRKTLREWELMAEEHYKESESG; translated from the coding sequence ATGTTGACTCCAAAATTTGAAGTCACACAAGATGATGAGTTTCTATACATTACCATCCATATTTCCAACATTCGTTTCAACGCAAGCGGATTAGAATTAATCATAGATGAGAACTTGTTCATTTTCCATCTATCACCATATTATCTTAGATTAAGATTTCCAGAGAAACTAGTCGATGATGAACGATCAAATGCTGAGTTTAAATCTAAAGAAGAATCTATCTTTGTTAAGGCACCCAAGTTAGAAAAGGGGACATTTTTCGAAGATTTGGATTTCCCTACGAAATTGTTAGCTAGACAAGGTGATTTGATTGAAGCGGATGATCAAGAGAAGGTCATTCAGAAGAAGCCTTTGATCCAAGAAGTGGGAGGATCGGATAAGAAGACATCGATTTTGCGAGAATCTATTAGTGACATTAATGCGCAAGGGGAACAATTCAATTGGGAAATTGAACAGAAGGTTACAGATCCTACTAGTGACGGATTGTTAGGGGTCAAATATGGGTTTAACAATATGTACGATTCTATGATTTCAGTTTCTATATCGAATGGgaatgatattaatgaattagatgatCCTGAACACACGAATGCCAATGATCGAGTTAAAGAGAGGTTGTTAAAGGAAGATTCAAAGTTTGATCCCGAATACTATGTTTCCGATTATatgataaataaatatggtAGTGGGGAAGATTTGGTAATGAATGGTATCAAAGCTTTATTGGAATATACACCACCATTAGTGAAATTGTATTTGAAATGGTACAAGCACACAGATAACAAGGATGGAATCATGCCAGTGGAATTCACTACGGAAGAACAAGAGCAAATGCAAAATAACATTCCCCAGAGGGAATATCTTATAGATGGTTCAGAAACTAAAAGAGCATATATCACGCTATTGAACGTCTTGTTCGGATACGTCTTCGAACAACTTGAAAATGAAGGCCAACATAATACCGAGAGTGCATGGACTATGGGGAAACTGATACCTCAAATAAGTTTTCTAGACCAACAACTGATTTTGGAAGAAGATGCATCGAAGGATGCTACGCAAATTAAAGGTGCTGTTGTAACAGGTATACGTAGGGCTATGTGTTATCCCTTACATCGTCACTATGAATTATCTTTGAAAGTGTGGAAACaggtttattatttgctgCGTGCAGGTAAGCGTACAGTAATACGAGCTTTATTAGATATCAATGAAGTATTCCGATTCCATGATGTTTATTATGTATATTCGAAGATTTTGTTGGCAGATTTGACATCCTGGTTTATCTCCCAGAGCACAGAACCTGTTCTACGTAGCTTAGCTATAGAGATGCATAGACAACTTGAACTTTTGCAGAATAAACCAGGCATTGACAATGTCGGAAGTGGTGATCTATGTTTCCAATTTCTAGATCCATATTCTGATGAACCTGAAGAAGAGCAAGATGTATTAAAAGAGAATACAGTCGGTAGGAAAACTTTGAGAGAATGGGAATTAATGGCTGAGGAGCATTATAAAGAGAGTGAGAGTGGGTAG